The Candidatus Hydrogenisulfobacillus filiaventi sequence CAGCGCCCCCGCCGCCGCTGTCAGCGCCGCCGTCCAGCCCCGCCCGGCCGCCGGGGGCCACAACAGATGGGCGGCATCCGCCCCCAACAGCAGGAAGCCCAGCCCCACCGCCCCCAGGTACCGTTTGAAGCGCAGGCCGGGCATGAAGAGGCGCCACCACATCCGCCGCTATTCCTCCTCCGCCCGGTCCAGGTCCCGGTGATCGACGCTGACCGCCATCCCCCCCGCCGCCACCCGTTCGGCCAGGGCGTTGGCGAACACCACCGAGCGGTGCTGACCGCCGGTGCAACCTACCGCCACCGTCACCTGCGGCTTGCCTTCCCGCTGGTAGTGGGGGAGCAGGAATTCCAGCAGCCGCCCCAACCTCTCCAGGGTATCACGCCCTAGGGGATTGCCGAGCACGTAGTCCCGCACCGGGGGGTCGTTGCCGGTCAGGGGCCGCAGCTGAGGCAGGTAGAAGGGATTGGGCAGGAAGCGCACGTCGAACACCAGGTCGGCATCCTTGGGCAGCCCGTACTTGAATCCGAAGGAGACCAGGTGCACCCGGAAGGCTGGCGGGCTGTCCCCTTCCCCCAGCGCGAAGCGGGCCATGAGCCGGCGCCGGAATTCCGCTACCGAGAGCGTGGTGGTGTCGATGATGACGTCAGCCTCCCCCCGCAGCTCGGCCAGCGCCCGCCGCTCGCGGCGGATGGCGGACAGCAGGCGCTCCTCGCCCTCCCAGGGATGACGCCGGCGCGTCTGCTTGTAGCGGCGGATGAGGGTCTCCTCCTCGGCCTCCAGGAAGACCAGCACGTAGGGCACCCCCCGCGCTGCCACTCCCTTCAAGGCCGAACGCAGCTCCCCAAAGAACACCCCGCCCCGGATGTCCATTACCAGGGCCGCGCCTTTGATTTCAGGACTTTTGTGGACCAGTTCCGCAAACTTGGGCAACAGGCCGGGGGGGAGATTATCGACCGAAAAATAGCCCATGTCCTCGAAGGCCCGCAGCGCCTCCGTGCGCCCGGCCCCCGAGAGTCCGGTGATGATGACCAGCCGCGCCGTCATGGTCCGCCCCCCCTTGTTCCCTTTCATTCTACGGGATCGGACCCCGTCCGCCGGCGGAACCCATTACCGCAGGGCGGGAGCAGGGAAGCCGGCAGCCGGCGTCGAATCCTTGCGGAAACCACCCTACCGCGGCGAAAGGGGGATCCGCATGGCGGAGCAAGCCGGTCCGCCCAGCCGCACCCTCCGCCACCTCCAGGCCCGCATGCGCCGGGCCGAGCGGTGGTGGGCCTGGCTGTTCACGGTCAGCGCCCTGGGGCTGACCGCCTACCTGGTGGAACGCAGCCCCTGGCCGGCCTATCTGGCGGCCCACTGGCCCTGGCGGTGAGTTGCGCCGGGCACGGGCTGCCGCGCCTAGAGCGCCCAGCGCTCGATGGCCACCGCCGCCCCGTCGGCCTCTACCGGCGGAGCCACCCAGTCGGCCGCCGCCCGCACTGCAGGCAGGGCCTGGCCCATGGCCACCCCGATGCCGGCCCAGCGGATCATGTCCAGGTCGTTTTCGGCGTCCCCGATGGCCAGCACCGCCCGCGCCGGGATGCCCAACCG is a genomic window containing:
- the yvcJ gene encoding GTPase possibly involved in regulator sRNA degradation (Evidence 2a : Function from experimental evidences in other organisms; PubMedId : 18334534, 19074378, 21179021, 21709426; Product type e : enzyme), producing the protein MTARLVIITGLSGAGRTEALRAFEDMGYFSVDNLPPGLLPKFAELVHKSPEIKGAALVMDIRGGVFFGELRSALKGVAARGVPYVLVFLEAEEETLIRRYKQTRRRHPWEGEERLLSAIRRERRALAELRGEADVIIDTTTLSVAEFRRRLMARFALGEGDSPPAFRVHLVSFGFKYGLPKDADLVFDVRFLPNPFYLPQLRPLTGNDPPVRDYVLGNPLGRDTLERLGRLLEFLLPHYQREGKPQVTVAVGCTGGQHRSVVFANALAERVAAGGMAVSVDHRDLDRAEEE